The following coding sequences are from one Aeromicrobium duanguangcaii window:
- a CDS encoding RHS repeat-associated core domain-containing protein, translating to MTILPGTVVKAGANTEIGVDGQLLVVGEPGNRVTFTSLKDDSIGGDTNGDGGASTPSAGDWLGIRIQPSSDDATIPMSVIDYANVRYGGAGNISASGCTGRGGLSAAYGARVVLSNSKVTDSQVNAVNVSTMRDRQYVGLFNNEFSGGECGVSIVSATADVVGNRIADNFSNVGVGILGSQDVRFWFNEIEDDFYANASPAPTRSEVDFRYNTLTGTRAVFGSGSQQLMDYSLNWWGRDLTAEPLPTDCVTLSEANSHSPPLTTIYDLTCPAERRYRPTGYGAEAMPVLTEHPGEMPLALAEGQVPMFGPVDTFNGTVKYSATDMVVQDAGRQIEVSRTFNSGQTGGDLGAAWRSSYSEETSSVLGPMTLTMADGASIPFPAKTDAGQMATRGVSATGTSLNGISTVTTPDRATMTFDGSGQMTQMALGDPGHQLDIDHSGGKVAKITGTSGRFVEYDRVGGKLQEVTDSQGRAVAYGYDAAGRLSEATGVDGKTTHYEYTGPRLQKVTTPTGVVELEVGYDLQDRVAWVKEQGSGRADIDYDSDTTRTITLASGATIRHKVDDAGRLVSERTGNRSIRHVVYDGEGRVVSDISGIPTEPTIGYGPVSIATLFDSRGNPNIEVDGMGRSTTTRYNAKHQPTRVRDSYGNLTTYEYDANDRLVGLVDTRGEWEFENNGRGQRTKTIDPAGREVTATYNTAGDLTAETNEFGGTTQYGVDARGQVTSTTDPMGRETTFSYTAWGQLAQYELPRGGTYAATFDDDRRVTALTDPRNNTTEYAYDTAGRLSTVTDAADGQTTLTYDTAGRVATMTDPRGQTTTYTYTNSGRTRTATDSLGLVESATVNLAGNMTETIDARGNPTTFAYNADGQVTNQTAPGGAISTFDYDLAGNRTSQTNPAGGTTTATYDALGRVATKQHPDNSQESFAYDPIGNLTTHTDRRGNESTYAFDDANRVTAATDPLDGVTNYSYDDAGQQISVTDPSGVATEYAYDPMGRPAVVTDASEVSTVYTYDTEGRTTKVTDPSGVAVTSTYNKRGELTRLDNAGATSGQTFTYDNAGNRLTQTRSAQTYTWTYDARGRVATSTDARNNTTNYGYDLAGNRTSADYPDGTAATWAYDDASRLVTATNGAGDTSSYDHDSAGNVTSIELPGGGEYTFDFDNQGRMTSQIDPANLETEYTWNPSGQLTSTTKPSGITLTSAYDALGRETERTAGTSTREFNYDPAGRMTEASDSSRTLTFGYDARGLLDEYTDATGTTSYTRNGAGRLTGVTAATGATTTFDYNAQGLLSRMRGTVNTDFGYNTYGQMTSRSNVAPTQNAAMTYGYDLDGNMTSVGFAGRLASTASYDQMSRATTVTKSLTSVTNPLEGTNTYSYDDAGRLDEWTLNDGTTTTSTAYAWDADSNRISETSGTDPPVSSTYDDAGRRVADSDGTTYDYDDDGNLVAIDRPTGDDLTLTYNAFGEVSGATSGTSSIDYELDPLGRTAARDDGTTNTSYSYDALSGELASVTNGTSVTELIRDATGRPVTAKTGSTLNHLGLDLHGDVAASTTNASANLASTAIYDPFGTPTTTGTPATTLGYQADHTDPATGLVDMGARQYLPGTAAFTSPDTVIGDLTSSVTLNRYTYAWADPINMFDPDGHFPSWLKSAGMGIFDFLRGAFKRAFDAAAAIVNTAVSQGRALFAKARVASAKATKAAKAEIAKVSRQVAAAASRIDTVAGDAARVASSFSGSIAASARNLDTRNLHTSLATFGLIPGIGEIADGADAVLYLIEGDTGNALFSAAAMIPGVGQAAGVARLSRFERGVSGGVGSDAAALFRRSGSERGSGSWGGSGKSSPVPSEDDWPIISGIVRDAIRGKGNHGLGSGTLSQATRAGETWVGDGYRVASDGKTLVSRDGLRAFRPPTWKPREDKFQANFEYWMGNRMGKPFGNGHLDVPELLE from the coding sequence TTGACCATCCTTCCCGGCACGGTCGTGAAGGCCGGTGCGAACACCGAGATCGGGGTCGACGGCCAACTGCTGGTTGTGGGCGAGCCCGGAAACCGGGTGACGTTCACCTCGCTGAAGGACGACTCAATAGGCGGAGACACGAACGGTGATGGAGGAGCTTCCACACCGTCGGCGGGAGATTGGTTGGGGATCAGGATCCAACCGTCCTCGGATGACGCCACGATTCCGATGAGTGTCATCGACTACGCGAACGTCCGATATGGCGGCGCGGGGAACATCTCGGCCTCGGGTTGCACGGGGCGCGGCGGACTGTCGGCCGCGTACGGCGCCAGGGTCGTGCTCTCGAACTCGAAGGTCACGGATTCGCAGGTCAACGCGGTCAATGTCAGCACCATGCGGGACCGCCAATATGTTGGGTTGTTCAACAACGAGTTCTCTGGCGGCGAGTGCGGTGTCTCGATCGTTTCCGCAACCGCGGATGTCGTGGGCAACCGGATCGCCGACAACTTCAGCAACGTGGGTGTAGGGATCTTGGGATCGCAGGACGTGCGGTTCTGGTTCAACGAGATTGAGGACGACTTCTATGCGAACGCTTCTCCGGCGCCGACGCGTTCGGAGGTCGATTTCCGGTACAACACGCTGACCGGGACTCGGGCGGTGTTCGGTTCCGGCAGTCAGCAGCTCATGGACTACTCCTTGAACTGGTGGGGCCGCGATCTCACGGCCGAGCCGCTACCGACCGATTGCGTGACGCTGTCGGAGGCGAACAGTCATTCCCCGCCCTTGACGACGATCTACGACCTCACCTGCCCTGCCGAACGGCGATACCGGCCGACAGGCTACGGAGCCGAAGCCATGCCGGTTCTGACGGAGCATCCCGGTGAGATGCCGCTCGCACTGGCCGAGGGCCAAGTGCCGATGTTCGGTCCAGTCGACACATTCAACGGCACGGTCAAGTACTCCGCGACCGATATGGTCGTCCAAGACGCGGGCCGGCAGATCGAGGTCTCGCGCACGTTCAACTCCGGCCAAACTGGTGGCGATCTCGGTGCGGCATGGCGATCCTCATACTCGGAGGAGACATCCAGCGTCCTGGGCCCGATGACGCTGACGATGGCTGACGGCGCGTCGATCCCGTTCCCCGCCAAAACGGACGCCGGACAGATGGCGACGCGCGGCGTGAGCGCGACCGGAACGTCCCTCAACGGAATCTCGACGGTCACCACTCCGGATCGCGCCACGATGACGTTCGACGGCTCGGGACAGATGACGCAGATGGCGCTCGGCGACCCCGGACATCAACTCGACATCGACCACTCCGGCGGCAAGGTCGCCAAGATCACCGGCACCTCCGGCCGGTTCGTCGAGTACGACCGCGTCGGCGGCAAGTTGCAGGAAGTCACGGACAGTCAGGGCCGCGCGGTCGCGTATGGCTACGACGCAGCGGGCCGCCTCAGTGAAGCGACCGGTGTGGACGGGAAGACCACCCATTACGAGTACACCGGTCCACGGTTGCAGAAGGTGACCACGCCCACTGGCGTGGTCGAGCTCGAGGTCGGCTATGACCTCCAGGACCGGGTCGCGTGGGTCAAGGAGCAGGGTTCCGGTCGGGCCGACATCGACTACGACTCCGACACCACCCGGACCATCACGTTAGCGTCGGGTGCCACGATCCGACACAAAGTCGACGATGCAGGACGTCTGGTATCCGAGCGCACCGGCAACCGGTCGATCAGACACGTCGTCTACGACGGCGAAGGCCGAGTCGTATCCGACATCAGCGGCATCCCGACCGAGCCCACCATCGGCTACGGACCCGTATCGATAGCGACGCTCTTCGACAGCCGCGGCAACCCCAACATCGAAGTCGACGGCATGGGCCGCAGCACCACCACCCGCTACAACGCCAAGCACCAGCCAACCCGGGTTCGCGACTCCTACGGCAACCTGACGACGTACGAGTACGACGCGAACGACCGCCTGGTGGGCCTGGTCGACACGCGTGGCGAGTGGGAGTTCGAGAACAACGGTCGAGGACAACGGACCAAGACCATCGACCCGGCCGGCCGTGAGGTGACCGCCACCTACAACACCGCTGGTGACTTAACCGCCGAGACGAACGAATTCGGTGGCACGACCCAGTACGGCGTAGACGCGCGTGGACAGGTGACATCGACGACCGATCCGATGGGTCGAGAGACGACGTTCTCCTACACCGCCTGGGGTCAGTTGGCGCAGTACGAGCTGCCCCGCGGCGGCACCTACGCGGCGACGTTCGACGACGACCGGCGCGTCACCGCACTGACCGACCCGCGGAACAACACGACCGAGTACGCCTACGACACCGCCGGCCGATTGAGCACCGTCACAGATGCGGCCGACGGGCAGACGACACTGACCTACGACACCGCCGGACGCGTGGCGACCATGACCGATCCGCGCGGCCAGACCACCACCTACACCTACACGAACAGCGGCCGCACCCGGACCGCCACCGACTCGTTGGGCTTGGTCGAATCCGCCACGGTGAACCTGGCCGGCAACATGACCGAGACGATCGACGCGCGAGGCAATCCGACCACGTTCGCCTACAACGCCGACGGCCAGGTCACCAACCAGACCGCGCCCGGTGGCGCGATCAGCACCTTCGACTACGACCTCGCCGGCAACCGCACCAGCCAGACCAACCCCGCCGGCGGCACCACCACCGCGACCTACGACGCGCTAGGAAGAGTCGCGACCAAGCAGCACCCCGACAACAGCCAAGAGTCATTCGCCTACGACCCGATCGGCAACCTCACCACCCACACCGACAGGCGCGGCAACGAGTCGACCTATGCGTTCGACGACGCCAACCGCGTCACGGCCGCGACCGACCCGCTCGACGGCGTCACCAACTACAGCTACGACGACGCCGGCCAGCAGATCAGCGTCACCGACCCGTCCGGAGTGGCCACCGAGTACGCGTACGACCCGATGGGACGACCCGCCGTGGTCACCGACGCGTCCGAGGTCAGCACCGTCTACACCTACGACACCGAGGGCCGCACCACCAAGGTCACCGACCCCAGCGGTGTAGCCGTCACCAGCACCTACAACAAGCGCGGCGAGCTCACCCGACTCGACAACGCGGGCGCTACCAGCGGGCAGACGTTCACCTACGACAACGCCGGCAACCGCCTTACCCAGACCCGCAGCGCCCAGACCTACACCTGGACCTACGACGCACGCGGCCGTGTCGCCACCTCCACCGACGCCCGCAACAACACCACCAACTACGGGTACGACCTCGCGGGCAACCGCACCAGCGCCGACTACCCCGACGGCACCGCCGCCACCTGGGCCTACGACGACGCAAGCCGCCTCGTCACCGCCACCAACGGCGCGGGGGACACCAGCAGCTACGACCACGACTCCGCCGGCAACGTCACCTCGATCGAACTGCCCGGCGGCGGCGAGTACACCTTCGACTTCGACAACCAAGGCCGCATGACCAGCCAGATCGACCCCGCGAACCTCGAGACCGAATACACCTGGAACCCGTCAGGCCAACTCACCTCGACGACCAAGCCATCCGGCATCACACTCACCTCGGCCTATGACGCACTCGGACGCGAGACCGAACGCACCGCCGGAACCTCGACCCGCGAGTTCAACTACGACCCGGCCGGACGGATGACCGAGGCCAGCGACAGTAGCCGCACCCTCACCTTCGGGTACGACGCACGTGGACTCCTCGACGAGTACACCGACGCCACCGGCACCACGAGTTACACCCGCAACGGCGCCGGCCGACTCACCGGGGTCACAGCGGCCACCGGAGCCACCACCACGTTCGACTACAACGCGCAAGGCCTGCTGTCGCGCATGCGCGGCACCGTCAACACAGACTTCGGCTACAACACCTACGGCCAAATGACGTCTCGCAGCAACGTGGCTCCCACTCAGAACGCCGCCATGACCTACGGCTACGACCTCGACGGCAACATGACCAGCGTCGGATTCGCCGGGCGCTTGGCCTCCACCGCCAGCTACGACCAGATGAGCCGCGCCACCACCGTCACCAAGTCCCTCACCTCAGTGACGAACCCGCTCGAAGGCACCAACACGTACTCCTACGACGACGCCGGCCGCCTCGACGAGTGGACTCTCAACGACGGCACCACCACCACAAGCACCGCCTACGCGTGGGACGCGGACTCCAACCGGATCAGCGAGACGAGCGGCACCGACCCGCCCGTCAGCTCGACCTACGATGACGCCGGCCGCCGCGTCGCCGACTCTGACGGCACCACCTACGACTACGACGACGACGGCAACCTCGTTGCGATCGACCGCCCAACCGGCGACGATCTGACCCTGACCTACAACGCCTTCGGCGAAGTGTCCGGTGCCACCTCCGGCACCAGCAGCATCGACTACGAGCTCGACCCACTCGGGCGCACCGCAGCCCGCGACGACGGCACCACTAACACCAGCTACAGCTACGACGCCCTCAGCGGCGAACTCGCCTCAGTCACCAACGGAACCTCCGTCACCGAACTCATCCGCGACGCCACCGGCCGACCGGTGACCGCCAAGACCGGCAGCACCCTGAACCACCTCGGGCTCGATCTGCACGGCGACGTCGCCGCCTCCACCACGAACGCGTCGGCCAACCTCGCATCCACGGCGATCTACGACCCGTTCGGAACCCCAACCACCACAGGCACACCCGCCACGACGTTGGGCTACCAAGCCGACCACACCGACCCGGCCACCGGCCTGGTCGACATGGGCGCCCGCCAGTACCTTCCCGGCACCGCCGCGTTCACCAGCCCCGACACCGTCATCGGCGACCTGACCTCCTCGGTCACCTTGAACCGCTACACCTACGCCTGGGCCGACCCGATCAACATGTTCGACCCCGACGGACACTTCCCGTCCTGGTTGAAGAGCGCCGGGATGGGCATCTTCGACTTCCTGCGCGGCGCCTTCAAGAGAGCCTTCGACGCCGCCGCCGCCATCGTGAACACTGCTGTCAGTCAAGGTCGGGCCCTATTCGCCAAGGCGCGCGTCGCCTCTGCCAAGGCCACCAAAGCAGCCAAAGCCGAGATCGCCAAGGTGTCCCGACAAGTCGCCGCAGCCGCCTCGCGGATCGACACCGTCGCCGGCGACGCCGCGCGAGTGGCCTCATCCTTCAGTGGCTCAATCGCAGCGAGTGCCCGAAATCTCGACACCCGCAACCTTCACACATCGCTCGCGACCTTCGGGCTTATCCCCGGCATCGGAGAGATCGCTGACGGTGCCGACGCTGTCCTATACCTCATCGAAGGCGATACGGGGAACGCTCTATTCTCGGCTGCAGCGATGATCCCGGGAGTGGGGCAAGCCGCGGGAGTCGCGAGGCTGTCGCGCTTCGAACGCGGTGTCTCTGGCGGCGTCGGGAGCGACGCAGCAGCCCTATTTAGGCGGTCCGGTAGTGAACGCGGTTCGGGGAGTTGGGGCGGGTCCGGGAAGAGTTCCCCCGTGCCTTCGGAAGACGACTGGCCAATCATCAGCGGTATCGTTCGGGATGCCATACGCGGCAAGGGAAACCACGGCCTTGGGTCGGGAACACTGTCTCAAGCGACGCGAGCCGGTGAGACGTGGGTAGGGGACGGGTACCGAGTCGCTAGCGACGGGAAAACTCTTGTTAGCCGGGACGGGTTGCGAGCATTCCGGCCACCGACGTGGAAGCCACGAGAAGACAAGTTCCAAGCAAATTTTGAGTACTGGATGGGGAATCGCATGGGCAAGCCATTCGGGAACGGCCACCTTGACGTTCCGGAGCTCTTGGAATGA
- a CDS encoding DUF445 domain-containing protein encodes MTEVMSPVLPLSGDDEARRAALRRMRTLATSLLVVAAIVFALTHGHGGAWGYVNATAEAAMVGAIADWFAVTALFRHPMGVPIPHTALIPKKKDQLAASLQDFVSENFLREDVIRDRIAAAGPAERVGEWIAVPGRVHRIVDEGARVTSDLLGRVKEEDVQVVITEMIVPRMMQEPLSPAVGQLLSEILDEGAHTGLVDLGLDEMHGWLAAHPDRVTDLILQRAPEWAPRWANTMVADRLFREVLTWVEDIRDDPRHDARVALDHWLVELADDLQHDPDTMERAERLKQRLLTQPKAATTAVRLWDSFRRGLLEALGDRDGVLRRRIVEEIEGLGERLRSDPVLAAKVDGWAGDAAAYVVEHYGGEIATVISATVERWDGKETADRIELHVGRDLQFIRINGTVVGGLAGLVIHAISRLW; translated from the coding sequence ATGACCGAAGTGATGAGCCCCGTGCTGCCCCTGTCGGGTGACGACGAGGCGCGACGTGCTGCTCTGCGCCGGATGCGCACCCTGGCCACCTCGCTGCTGGTGGTCGCCGCGATCGTGTTCGCCCTGACGCACGGCCACGGTGGCGCCTGGGGGTACGTCAACGCCACGGCGGAGGCGGCGATGGTGGGCGCGATCGCCGACTGGTTCGCCGTGACGGCGCTGTTCCGGCACCCGATGGGCGTACCGATCCCGCACACGGCGCTGATTCCGAAGAAGAAGGACCAGCTGGCCGCGAGCCTGCAGGACTTCGTGTCCGAGAACTTCCTGCGCGAGGACGTGATCCGCGACCGCATCGCCGCGGCCGGTCCGGCCGAGCGCGTCGGGGAGTGGATCGCGGTGCCCGGCCGGGTGCACCGGATCGTCGACGAGGGGGCGCGGGTCACCTCGGACCTGCTGGGCCGGGTCAAGGAGGAGGACGTCCAGGTGGTCATCACCGAGATGATCGTGCCGCGGATGATGCAGGAGCCGCTCAGCCCTGCGGTCGGCCAGCTGCTGTCCGAGATCCTCGACGAGGGCGCACACACCGGTCTGGTCGACCTGGGGCTGGACGAGATGCACGGCTGGCTCGCGGCCCACCCGGACCGCGTCACCGACCTGATCCTCCAGCGCGCTCCCGAATGGGCGCCGCGGTGGGCGAACACGATGGTCGCGGACCGGCTGTTCCGCGAGGTGCTGACGTGGGTCGAGGACATCCGGGACGACCCTCGGCACGACGCACGAGTCGCGCTGGACCACTGGCTGGTGGAGCTGGCCGACGACCTGCAGCACGACCCCGACACGATGGAGCGTGCCGAGCGGCTCAAGCAACGGCTGTTGACTCAACCCAAGGCGGCGACGACGGCCGTCCGGCTGTGGGACTCGTTCCGTCGCGGGCTGCTCGAGGCGCTCGGCGATCGCGACGGCGTCCTGCGGCGTCGGATCGTCGAGGAGATCGAGGGCCTGGGGGAGCGGTTGAGGTCCGACCCGGTGCTCGCGGCGAAGGTCGACGGCTGGGCCGGCGACGCTGCGGCCTACGTCGTCGAGCACTACGGCGGCGAGATCGCGACGGTGATCTCCGCGACGGTCGAACGATGGGACGGCAAGGAGACCGCCGACCGCATCGAGCTGCACGTCGGCCGGGACCTGCAGTTCATCCGCATCAACGGCACCGTGGTGGGCGGCCTCGCCGGCCTGGTCATCCACGCGATCTCTCGGCTCTGGTGA
- a CDS encoding CPBP family intramembrane glutamic endopeptidase translates to MTRRLRAEVWIVLGLSLGQSAVYAVVSLIRKLSQGPLRDSTATLNQSRDAVPWLDLTYQLLSIGFALVPVALVLYLLSLDEAPPVLKRLGLDGSQPLRDTLAGAALAAVIGIPGLGLYFAGRELGITAEIVTSPEKLYWWSVLVLVLSAIQNAVLEEVIVVGYLMTRLKQFGWGLPAAIAASAVLRGSYHLYQGFGPFLGNAVMGVVFAWWFHRTGRVLPLVIAHTILDVVAFVGYALLADQLGLR, encoded by the coding sequence ATGACCCGGCGCCTGCGCGCCGAGGTCTGGATCGTCCTCGGCCTCTCCCTGGGCCAGTCGGCGGTCTACGCCGTCGTCAGTCTCATCCGCAAGCTCAGCCAGGGACCGCTGCGAGACTCCACCGCGACGCTGAACCAGTCGCGCGACGCGGTGCCCTGGCTGGACCTGACCTATCAGCTGCTGTCGATCGGGTTCGCCCTCGTGCCGGTGGCCCTGGTGCTCTACCTGTTGAGCCTCGACGAGGCTCCCCCGGTGCTCAAGCGACTCGGCCTCGACGGCAGCCAGCCGCTGCGCGACACCCTCGCCGGCGCCGCCCTGGCCGCCGTGATCGGCATCCCAGGGCTGGGGCTGTACTTCGCCGGCCGCGAGCTGGGGATCACCGCCGAGATCGTCACGAGCCCCGAGAAGCTCTACTGGTGGTCCGTGCTGGTGCTGGTCCTCTCAGCGATCCAGAACGCCGTGCTGGAGGAGGTCATCGTCGTCGGCTACCTGATGACCCGGCTGAAGCAGTTCGGCTGGGGCCTGCCCGCGGCAATCGCCGCCTCCGCCGTGCTGCGCGGCAGCTACCACCTCTACCAGGGCTTCGGACCGTTCCTGGGCAACGCCGTGATGGGCGTCGTGTTCGCCTGGTGGTTCCACCGCACCGGTCGCGTCCTGCCGCTGGTGATCGCGCACACCATCTTGGACGTCGTGGCCTTCGTCGGGTACGCCCTCTTGGCGGACCAATTGGGCCTGCGGTGA
- the ypfJ gene encoding KPN_02809 family neutral zinc metallopeptidase has translation MTFNEGANLDTSQVIGGKSGAVVGGGVGGLLLVLLFAFLGGNPLGGGSSSAFDVNQVLTGGSNSSAIDVSQCKTGADANENDVCRIVGTVNSAQDYWTDALPADINRQYREAPTVIYSGSTQSACGTASNQTGPFYCPSDERVYIDASFFDQLSSQYGADGGNLAQMYVVAHEYGHHVQNILGILAKAQDGKTGPRSNGVRVELMADCFAGVWAHHAASTQDDQGNTLIKPLTRRDIDSALSAAAAVGDDHIQAELGGGRVNQDSWTHGSSESRQRWFTAGYESGNLNSCDTFATNEL, from the coding sequence ATGACGTTCAACGAGGGCGCGAACCTCGACACCAGTCAGGTCATCGGTGGCAAGTCCGGCGCGGTGGTCGGCGGTGGGGTCGGCGGCCTGCTGCTGGTGCTGCTGTTCGCCTTCCTCGGTGGCAACCCGCTCGGCGGCGGCTCGTCGTCGGCCTTCGACGTCAACCAGGTCCTGACCGGCGGCAGCAACTCCTCCGCGATCGACGTCAGCCAGTGCAAGACCGGCGCCGACGCCAACGAGAACGACGTCTGTCGGATCGTCGGCACGGTCAACAGCGCCCAGGACTACTGGACCGACGCCCTCCCGGCCGACATCAACCGCCAGTACCGCGAGGCCCCGACCGTCATCTACTCCGGCTCCACCCAGTCGGCGTGTGGCACCGCATCGAACCAGACCGGGCCGTTCTACTGCCCGTCGGACGAGCGGGTCTACATCGACGCCTCCTTCTTCGACCAGCTCAGCAGCCAGTACGGCGCCGACGGCGGCAATCTCGCGCAGATGTACGTGGTCGCGCACGAGTACGGCCACCACGTCCAGAACATCCTCGGCATCCTCGCCAAGGCGCAGGACGGCAAGACCGGTCCCCGCAGTAACGGCGTCCGTGTCGAGCTCATGGCCGACTGCTTCGCCGGCGTGTGGGCCCACCATGCGGCCTCCACGCAGGACGACCAGGGCAACACCCTCATCAAGCCGCTGACCCGCAGGGACATCGACTCGGCCCTGTCGGCCGCAGCGGCCGTCGGCGACGACCACATCCAGGCCGAGCTCGGTGGCGGTCGCGTCAACCAGGACTCCTGGACCCACGGCTCGAGCGAGTCGCGTCAGCGGTGGTTCACGGCCGGCTACGAGTCCGGCAACCTGAACAGCTGCGACACGTTCGCCACGAACGAGCTGTGA